A segment of the Candidatus Marinimicrobia bacterium CG08_land_8_20_14_0_20_45_22 genome:
AATGAATTGAAAATATAGGCGAACTCAACCCCGATCGCGCCCGCGCCGATGACGATAATTGATTTCGGTATTTGTGGCAAAGTCATGGCTTCCCGACTGCCAATGACGCGCTTGCCATCAATCTTCAGACCCTGAATCGAGCGCGTCCGAGCGCCGGTCGCGACGATGATGTTTTTCGCGCTAATTTGAATTGTCGATCTGTCGTCCGGATTGACAACTTCAAGAGTACGTGAATCAATAAAACGACCGGAACCTTTGACAACCGTGATTTTATTTTTCCGGAAAAGAAATTCAACGCCTTTCGAGAGACGTGCGGCCGTCTCGCGACTGCGCCGGATGACTTTGCTAAAATCCAATTCTGGTTGAGCAACACTGATTCCAAATTCGCCGAGTGAGCGCAAATTTTGCCAGACTTCGGCGTTTTTAATCAAGGCTTTGGTTGGAATACAGCCCCAGTTCAGGCAGATTCCGCCGAGTTCGGCTCTTTCGACAACGGCGACGTTCATTCCGAGTTGCGAGGCGCGGATCGCGGCGACATATCCGCCGGGGCCACTGCCAATAACTACCAAATCATAATTGTCCATTTTTAAATCCTATTATCATTAACCCGCCTATACATCTTTCAGCGCGGCAATTTCCCTCGTGAAATTCTCATCGCCGCCGGGCGTTTCCAGAATCATCGGCAAACCGGCAAAACGTTTATCACTCACCAATCGGTAAAACACGTCCCAGCCGAGAAAACCTTCGCCGAGATTGGCATGCCGGTCGATGCGCGAGCCGAGCGGTTTTAGGGAATCGTTTAAGTGAAAGCATTTCAGCCGGTCGAGCCCGATAATATCATCGAAATTGGCAAACGTTTCGTTATATTTTCCCGAACCGATCAAATCGTAACCAGCCGCGAAAGCGTGACAGGTATCGAAACAAACGCCTAACCGCTCGGGATACGAAGAATAGTCGATAATCTGCCGCAATTCCTCGAAAGCATTACCGACATTCGCGCCCTGACCGGCGGTCGTTTCCAACAACAGCATTGATCTGCAATCCGGCATCTGCTCAATGGCGTAATCGAGACTCTCGGCTATTTTATGCAAAGCAAAATCGACGCCTTTGCCCATGTGAGAACCGGGATGAAAAACGATATACGGAATCTGCAAAGTCTGGGAACGTT
Coding sequences within it:
- a CDS encoding deoxyribonuclease IV (Assists in DNA repair by cleaving phosphodiester bonds at apurinic or apyrimidinic sties to produce new 5' ends that are base-free deoxyribose 5-phosphate residues); translation: MPHLGCHISIGKGLEKAPGRGRKIGCDAIQVFTSNQMQWKGVPVSPETAQKFSAEQAENKIVVVIAHDSYLVNLASPEPDKLSKSRKAFTEEIQRSQTLQIPYIVFHPGSHMGKGVDFALHKIAESLDYAIEQMPDCRSMLLLETTAGQGANVGNAFEELRQIIDYSSYPERLGVCFDTCHAFAAGYDLIGSGKYNETFANFDDIIGLDRLKCFHLNDSLKPLGSRIDRHANLGEGFLGWDVFYRLVSDKRFAGLPMILETPGGDENFTREIAALKDV